A single region of the Podospora pseudopauciseta strain CBS 411.78 chromosome 1, whole genome shotgun sequence genome encodes:
- the MNS1 gene encoding mannosyl-oligosaccharide alpha-1,2-mannosidase (CAZy:GH47; EggNog:ENOG503NUIH; COG:G): protein MNVRDPFNIRGLNRDPTANWRPKRNTTAHDTSNITTTLQNVIRTAAAETERLRDKASEVLEASTSLLPTTNTPTNTTEIRFSSEPGVGDQEEEDMSSFSIPKNVPSFSNPQRQYEDRLWAAATNKNSKPGNILSGVQDIISGGNRAALPMYKDKPYMYPPGRGGYGGGGGGLRPRRKRTLGLLLLVVAGLVWWSGVFSGEQEGAVVSGWGWWGQDTGRSRANWLKRRERVVEAMELSWDAYERYAWGMDEFHPESKTGKQMVPKGLGWIIIDSLDTLMLMNLTSRLSHAREWLAKDLTWEQDEYVNTFETTIRMLGGLLSAHYLSTTFPQLAPISDDDPGKPGEDLYLEKAKDLADRLMAAFDSPSGIPYASVNLKEFKGIISHADSGASSTAETTTLQLEFKYLAKLTGEKDFWDKAEKVIQLVDDNGAQDGLVPIFIFATTGKFHGENIRLGSRGDSYYEYLIKQYLQTNKKEPIYQEMWDEALQGVRKHLITYTEPSQFTIIGERPSGLSNELSPKMDHLVCFMPGTIALAATGGLTEKEARGLPTWTDKNEADMQLARELMHTCWGMYKYMATGLAAEITYFNLPKEPLPASAHHQAPAEFDPDPEAEWRKDFDVKPQDSHNLQRPETVESLFYMWRITGEEKYRDWGWEMFKSFMNYTAVEDGGGFTSLSNANIIPPRTRDNMESFWLAETLKYFYLLFSPNDLLPLDKIVFNTEAHPFPRFDMGPLFSTGWKRKPRDAAGKLVE from the coding sequence ATGAACGTTCGAGACCCATTTAACATCCGCGGTCTGAATCGGGATCCCACTGCCAACTGGAGACCAAAGagaaacaccaccgcccacgaCACCAGtaacatcaccaccaccctccaaaaCGTAATCCGAACCGCCGCCGCTGAGACCGAGCGCCTTCGCGACAAGGCGAGCGAGGTGCTGGAAGCTAGTACCTCCCTTTTGCCGACAACGAACACACCTACGAACACAACCGAGATACGATTCTCCTCCGAACCGGGCGttggagatcaagaagaagaggatatGTCTTCCTTCTCGATACCCAAAAATGTCCCTTCCTTTAGCAACCCACAACGCCAGTACGAAGACCGCTTATGGGCCGCGGCTACAAACAAGAATAGCAAGCCGGGGAATATTTTGAGCGGGGTGCAAGATATCATTTCGGGGGGCAATCGTGCTGCGTTGCCGATGTATAAAGATAAGCCGTATATGTACCCCCCAGGACGGGGCGGGtatggtgggggaggagggggattgaGACctaggaggaagaggacgttggggttgttgttgcttgttGTGGCTGGGTTAGTTTGGTGGTCGGGTGTGTTTTCTGGGGAGCAGGAGGGTGCAGTTGTGAgcggatgggggtggtggggacaGGATACGGGGAGGAGTAGGGCGAAttggttgaagaggagggagagggtggtggaggctaTGGAGTTGAGTTGGGATGCGTATGAGAGGTATGCTTGGGGGATGGACGAGTTTCATCCGGAGTCCAAGACGGGGAAGCAGATGGTGCcgaaggggttggggtggattATCATTGATTCGTTGGATACGCTCATGTTGATGAACTTGACCAGCCGGTTATCGCATGCAAGGGAGTGGTTAGCAAAGGATTTGACGTGGGAGCAGGATGAGTATGTGAACACGTTTGAGACGACGATTCGCATGTTGGGAGGGTTACTTTCGGCGCATTACCTCTCGACCACGTTTCCACAGTTGGCGCCCATTTCAGATGACGACCCTGGGAAGCCTGGGGAGGATTTGTActtggagaaggcgaaggaCTTGGCTGACAGACTGATGGCTGCGTTTGATTCGCCTTCTGGGATTCCATACGCCAGTGTCAACTTGAAAGAGTTTAAGGGCATTATTTCACATGCTGACTCGGGTGCTTCATCCACGGCCGAGACAACGACTCTGCAGCTCGAGTTCAAGTATCTCGCGAAACTAACGGGCGAGAAGGATTTCTGGGACAAGGCGGAGAAGGTCATCCAGCTGGTGGACGACAATGGCGCTCAGGATGGATTGGTGCCCATTTTCATCTTTGCTACAACGGGCAAATTTCATGGCGAGAACATCAGATTGGGCAGTCGTGGCGACTCGTACTACGAATATCTCATCAAGCAGTATTTGCAGACCAACAAGAAGGAGCCAATTTATCAGGAGATGTGGGATGAGGCGCTGCAGGGCGTCCGGAAACACCTGATCACTTACACGGAGCCGTCACAGTTTACCATCATTGGCGAGCGCCCAAGCGGGTTGAGCAATGAACTTTCACCCAAGATGGACCACCTCGTCTGCTTTATGCCCGGAACAATTGCTCTGGCGGCCACGGGTGGGCTGACCGAAAAGGAGGCCAGGGGCTTGCCCACATGGACCGACAAGAATGAGGCCGATATGCAGCTCGCACGGGAACTTATGCACACGTGCTGGGGCATGTACAAGTACATGGCGACCGGCCTTGCCGCTGAGATTACTTACTTCAACCTGCCCAAGGAACCACTTCCGGCATCGGCTCACCACCAGGCGCCCGCCGAATTCGACCCCGATCCGGAGGCCGAGTGGCGCAAGGATTTTGACGTGAAGCCGCAAGACAGTCATAACCTGCAGCGCCCAGAGACGGTCGAGAGTCTGTTCTACATGTGGCGAATCACCGGCGAGGAAAAGTATCGTGATTGGGGCTGGGAGATGTTCAAGAGCTTTATGAACTACACAGCGGTcgaggatggcggcgggTTCACCAGCTTGTCCAATGCCAACATCATCCCTCCTCGGACGAGAGACAATATGGAGAGTTTCTGGCTGGCGGAGACGCTCAAGTACTTTTACTTGCTGTTCTCGCCGAATGACCTACTACCGCTCGACAAGATTGTTTTCAATACGGAGGCGCATCCTTTCCCAAGATTCGATATGGGGCCGTTGTTTTCCacggggtggaagaggaagcctCGGGATGCGGCAGGGAAGCTTGTGGAATAG